One part of the Haliaeetus albicilla chromosome 9, bHalAlb1.1, whole genome shotgun sequence genome encodes these proteins:
- the NMUR1 gene encoding neuromedin-U receptor 1, with product MNPYVNCSGPEFPLPQQDFLVEPISPDLCNRTHSETFFDPKDANLTEEQLRDKYLGPRRSNFFVPVCVIYLLIFVVGAVGNMLTCIVILRHRFMRTPTNYYLFSLAVSDLLVLLLGMPLELYDMWSNYPFLLGASGCYFKTLLFEAVCFASILNVTALSVERYIAVVHPLKAKYVVTRNHAKRVIVTIWVLSVVCSIPNTSLHGLQPLYVPGRGWVPDSEICTLVKPRLTYNLIIQITTVVFFFLPMGTITILYLLIGLQLKKEKMLEALGAKSSSDRDCHNPRGQKKVKRRQVTKMLFVLVVVFGICWAPFHTDRLVWSFISTWTSHMLHMFQYVHIISGVFFYLSSAANPILYNLMSTRFREMFKEVMCHPGHSPLWSRKYSPSVTHATTRSTECEPMPSANGLPFSYAEEYELEEVEAGQTTTHATSLC from the exons ATGAATCCTTACGTCAACTGCTCCGGCCCCGagttccccctgccccagcaagaCTTTCTTGTGGAGCCCATCAGCCCTGATCTCTGCAACAGAACTCACTCAGAGACCTTCTTCGACCCCAAGGATGCCAACCTGACAGAGGAGCAGCTGCGGGATAAGTACTTGGGACCTCGACGGTCCAACTTCTTTGTCCCTGTCTGTGTCATCTACCTGCTGATCTTTGTGGTGGGGGCTGTGGGCAACATGCTCACCTGCATCGTCATCCTCCGGCACCGGTTCATGAGGACGCCCACCAACTACTACCTGTTCAGCCTGGCTGTGTCTGacctgctggtgctgctgctggggatgcCGCTGGAGCTGTACGACATGTGGAGCAACTACCCCTTCCTGCTGGGTGCCAGCGGCTGCTATTTCAAGACACTGCTCTTCGAGGCTGTCTGCTTTGCCTCCATCCTCAACGTCACAGCCCTGAGCGTGGAACGCTACATTGCCGTGGTGCACCCGCTCAAGGCCAAGTACGTGGTGACCAGGAACCATGCCAAGAGGGTCATCGTCACCATCTGGGTCTTGTCAGTTGTCTGCTCCATCCCCAACACCagcctccatgggctgcagcctCTCTATGTGCCCGGCCGAGGATGGGTGCCTGATTCAGAGATCTGCACCCTGGTGAAGCCACGCTTGACCTACAACCTCATCATCCAGATCACCACTGTTGTCTTCTTCTTCCTGCCCATGGGGACCATCACCATCCTCTACCTGCTCATCGGCCTGCAgctcaagaaagaaaagatgctgGAGGCCTTGGGAGCCAAGTCCAGCAGCGACCGTGACTGCCACAACCCCCGGGGGCAGAAGAAAGTCAAGAGGAGGCAGGTCACAAAGATGCTGT TTGTGCTGGTGGTGGTGTTCGGGATCTGCTGGGCCCCCTTCCACACTGACCGCCTCGTCTGGAGCTTCATCTCCACCTGGACCAGCCACATGCTCCACATGTTCCAGTACGTCCACATCATCTCAGGCGTCTTCTTCTACCTGAGCTCAGCTGCCAACCCCATCCTCTACAACCTGATGTCCACCCGCTTCCGGGAGATGTTCAAGGAGGTGATGTGCCACCCTGGCCACAGCCCGCTGTGGTCACGGAAATACTCACCCAGCGTCACCCACGCCACCACCCGCAGCACCGAGTGCGAGCCCATGCCCAGTGCCAATGGGCTGCCCTTCTCCTATGCCGAGGAGTATGagctggaggaggtggaggcGGGCCAGACCACCACCCACGCAACATCCCTCTGCTGA